From the genome of Aestuariirhabdus haliotis:
TCGAGATCCTCAACGTAAAGGCGTTCGCTCAGTTTGACATAGATGATCTGATTGGAAGGCGGCGGCGGAACGTGGATACAGGCGCCAGCAAAGGGCACCAGAAGGAACTCTCCAAACTTCAGAGCACCGTCGTCCAGGGGCACAATAAAGCCTGTGAGCGTTACCTTCTTTCCATCGAAGGCCTCGACAACTGGCGCATTGATCCATTCCGAGCGCATTCGTTCCACCTGGTGCTGACGCTGCTCACTGCCACCGGCCAATCCGCTGATATCGTAACGCCGGGTAATATCACGCGCACTGAAACCGTTCGGGATCAGGGCCGGCCAGGTCAGGCTCTGAAACTGGCTCCATTCCACTTTAGGGGCATCCTGGCCGCACCCACCCAGAAGCAGCCCCGTCAAAATGACGATCAGGCCTCGCTTACTGAGGATCGTTATAAAATTCGCCACCATTGTTGCAACTGTTGTCTGTCATTTGCCGGTCTGTAGTATACCCCCGACCCGGCTTCAGGCGCTAAACTGGATCGATATCACAGGAGTGACCCATGCAGAATGAAGTCGAAATGACCCGCTACTTACTAGCCAAACCGGGTACCACCATAGACTACCCCTTTGGTCCGGAAGTTCG
Proteins encoded in this window:
- a CDS encoding DUF3299 domain-containing protein, which produces MEWSQFQSLTWPALIPNGFSARDITRRYDISGLAGGSEQRQHQVERMRSEWINAPVVEAFDGKKVTLTGFIVPLDDGALKFGEFLLVPFAGACIHVPPPPSNQIIYVKLSERLYVEDLDQPYRVAGIMRTLSNNTDLASSGYTLEALAVEVDPRY